Part of the Paracoccus sp. S3-43 genome, GACGCTGGACGACGTGGACCTGGTCAATGTCGGCTGGTCGCTGTCACCCGCGCTGATGACCGGCCAGGTGGACGCCACCCTGGGCGGGTTCCGCAATTTCGAGATGACGCAGATGCGGCTGGAAGGCGCCGAAGGCCGCTGCCTGTTCGTCGAGGAACAGGGCATCCCCGCCTATGACGAACTGATCCTGCTGGCCAATCCCGGCATGATGGATCCCGACGCCACCCAACGCTTCGTGGCCGCGATGGAACGGGGCGCGCATTACATCCTGAACCATCCCGAGCAGGCCTGGCAGGTGTTCCGCGACGCCCATCCCGATCTGGACGACGAATTGAACCGCGCGGCCTGGGCCGCCACCCTGCCGCGCTTTTCCCAAAGCCCCGGCGCGGTCGATCACGGCCGCTATGCCCGGTTCGAGGCGTTCCTGCGCGACGCGGGCCTGATCGACGGGGTGCTGCCCGTCAGCGCCCTTGCGACGGATCCGGGCGCATGAGCTATGGCCTCTGCTTTTCCCGCTGGCGGGCGGGCGCGCCGGACTGGGACGCCTATGTCCGCGCGCCCTTCGTCAGGGCCCTGGCCGATGGCAGCCTGCCGCGCGGGGCCTTCCTGACCTATCTGGCGCAGGATTACCTGTTCCTGATCCATTTCGCCCGCGCCTGGTCTCTGGCGGTCACGAAGGCCGGTTCCCTGGCCGAGATGCGTGCCTGTTCCGCCACCGTCCACGCCCTGCTGGAAACCGAGACCCGGCTGCATGTCGCGCTGTGCGGCCGCGCCGGGATCACCGAGGATGCCCTGGCCGCCGCCATCGAGGCGCCGCAGAACCTGGCCTATACCCGCTATGTGCTGGAGGCGGGCTACAGCGGCGATTTCCTGGACCTGCTTGCGTCTCTGGCCCCCTGCGTCCTCGGCTATGGAGAGATCGGCGCGCGGCTTCTGGCCGAACCCCATGCCCCCGATTACGCGGAATGGATCGCCACATATGGCGGGGCCGACTATCAGGCGCTGTGTCATGGCACCGCCGCCCTGATCGACGGCGCGGTAAAGTGCCGCCTGGGGCCGGATGCGCCTTCGCTGCCCCGCTGGGCGCGGTTGCAGGACCACTTCTCGACCGCGACCCGGCTGGAAGCGCAGTTCTGGACAGTGGCGGGGTGATCCGTTTCGCCTTGGGCGCCCTGCTGGCCTGGCAGCTGGCGGTCTGGGCCTTGCAGATCCCGCGCTTCCTGCTGCCCGGCCCGCTGGCCGTGGGTCGCGCCATGCTGGACGCCCCCGACCTGCTGGCCCGCGCCGCGCTGACGACCCTGGCCGAGATCGCGGCGGGCTTTGTCATCGGCGCGGGGCTGGGGATCGTGCTGGCGCTGCTGACGGGGCTGCTGCCCGGCCTGCGCCGGACGCTGACGCCCGTGATGACCTTCAGCCAGACGGTCCCGATCTTCGCCTTCGCGCCGCTGCTGACGCTGTGGCTGGGCTATGGCATCGCGCCCAAGATCGCGATCGTCGCGCTGATGGTGTTCTTTCCCGTCGCCTCGGCCTTTGGCGACGGGCTGGCACGCACCCCCAGGGTCTTTCGCGAACTGGCCGAGAGCATGGGCGCGACGCCGCTGGAGGCTTTGCGGATCGTGCGCATTCCCGCCGCTTTGCCGGATCTGGCAAGCGGGCTGCGAATTGCCGCCGTCTACGCCCCGGCGGCGGCCATCGTCGGCGAATGGGTCGGCGGGTCGCGAGGGCTTGGTGCGGTGATGATCCAGTCCAGCGGGCGCATGAAGATCGACCAGATGTTCGCGGCCCTTGCCACGACGATCCTGATCGCGGTCCTGTTCAAGGCCGCCGTGTCCCGCCTGGCCCTGCGGCTGGAGCGTCATGCGGCCGGATCGGATCAAGCCCGATGAACCCGGAAGACCGATGGAACGCCGCCGGAGCGGTTCGAGATGGCGCGCCCTGCAATCATGGCGTGCGGGAATCGTCCGGATCTGCTAGAGTGGCGGTTCGAGGACGGATTGGCCCAAGCACAGGGCGGATGCCGAGCTCTCCGGCGGATGCTGCGGATGGGCCGACCCTTTGCATGGGGAGGATAAAGCCATCATGTCCGACCGAACGATTGGAAACCCGCTGAGCTGGAGCGCGCAAAGGCTGGCCGGGATGGGCCGGGGCCTTGGCCAGGCCATCGACGGGATCGGCAGCCACCAGATCGCCCGGCCGCGCGTCAATAGGATCGACTTTGCCGATATCCGCGCGGCCCTGCGGGAAGGCGCATCCGATTTCGCAGCGCTGCGTTCCGACGTGATCTTCCTGGTGGTGCTCTACCCGGTGATCGGCTTCATCCTGGCGGTCTGGGTGCTGAACGCCGGGCAGGTTCACCTGCTTTTCCCGCTCGCCGCAGGCTTTCCGCTGGTCGGCCCGGTCGCGGCCCTGGGCCTCTATGAGATGAGCCGCCGCCGCGAGGCGGGCCTTCCCGCCGACTGGGGCGCGGCACTCTCGGCCCTCAGCGGACGGGTGCTGGGGCCGGTGCTGATGCTTGGCCTGCTGCTGCTGGTCGTCTTCGTGCTGTGGCTGAATGCCGCCCATGCCATCTGGGGCGCAACGCTGGGACCGCAGACCTATGACAGCCTTCTGGCCCTGCTGCGGGATTGCCTGACCACCGAACCGGGACGAGAGATGCTGGTCCTGGGGACCGCCACGGGCTTTCTGTTCGCGGCTTTGGTCCTCTGCATCGGCATGGTCTCCTTCCCGATGCTGATCGACCGCCCCGTGGGCGTCCCGCTGGCCCTTGTGACCTCGCTGGCCGTGGCCCGGACAAATCCCGGCGCCACCGCTGCCTGGGGGCTTGTCGTAGCCGGTTTGCTGGTGCTGGGGATGATCCCGCTCTTTGCCGGGCTGATCGTGGTGCTGCCGATCCTGGGCCATGCGACCTGGCACCTCTATCGCCGCGCCGTGACCTTCCCGGACCCCGCCGCCGATTGAGGACCGTCCCCGAGCGCAGGCGACCCTAGACCAGCACCATCCCGATCGCCGCCCCGGCCCCCAATGCCAGCGCCACCGCCAGCCAGACCGGCGCGCCGCTTCGGATCACGACCGGCTGGATCCGGCGCGCATCCTCGGGGTGGGCGCGTTCCCACAGGGCCTGTTCCACAATGCGCGGCAGCAGCGGGCCATAGCGCCCCACCGTGTGAGCCACGCGCGCCATGTCGCCCGCAAGCGCCCTGGGGCCGATGTTCGAACGGATATAGTCCGACACCACCGGCTTCGCCGCGTCCCAGATGTTCAGCTGCGGATCGACCGACCGGGCGACGCCTTCCACCACGACCATGGTGCGTTGCAGCAGGATCAGTTGCGTCTGTGTCTGCATCCCGAAGCGTTCCGTCACCTCGAACAGATAGGCCAGCAGGTTCGCCATGGAAATCCGGCTGGCATTGGCGCCGAAGATCGGCTCGCCCACGGCGCGCAGGGCGCGGGCGAACTGCGCCTCGTCGCGGTCGCGGGGGACGTAGCCGGCCTCGAAATGCACGCGGGCGACGCGGCGGTAATCCCGCTGGATGAAGCCATACAGGATCTCGGCATAGATGCGGCGGGTGTATTCGTCGATCTCGCCCATGATGCCGAAATCATAGGCGATCACATCGCCATTCGCCGCGACCTTCAGGTTGCCGTGATGCATGTCGGCATGAAAGAACCCGTCGCGCAGGGCATGTTGCAGAAACAGCTGGATCACCCGTGTGGCGATGCGGCTGACATCATGGCCCGCCGCCAGCAGCCCGGCGCGGTCGCCCATCGGCAGGCCCTCGGCCCAGTCCGAGGTCAGGACGCGGCGCGAGGACAGATCCCAATGCGGATGGGGAATGGCAAAACCCGGATCGCCCTTGGTGTTTTCGGCGAATTCGGACGCGTTCGCCGCCTCCAGCCGCATGTCCTGTTCGGCGGTGACGGTGGCTTCGAAATGGGCCACCACGTCGCGCGGGCGCAGGCGGCGGCTGCCGGGCGACAGGAACTCGATGATTCCGGCCGCGAAATGAAAGGCGTCGATGTCGCGGCGGAAGGCGCCCGCGATGCCGGGGCGCAGCACCTTGACCGCGACCTCGCGCCCCGTCTCGCGCACGCGGGCGCGGTGGACCTGGGCGATCGAGGCCGCCGCCACGGGTTCGGAAAACTCTGAAAACAGCAGATCGACCGGCTGGCGCAGATCGGTCTGGATGATCTCTTTCGCCTGATCCGTCGGAAAGGGCGGCAGGCGGTCCTGCAACATCCGCAGCTGGTCGGCCATCTGCACGCCGACCACATCGGCGCGGGTCGACAGGATCTGGCCGAACTTGATATAGGCCGGGCCAAGCGCGGTGATCGCCCGCGTGATCGGCGGCAGCGCCGGGTCGCCCCTGTAGCCCAGCCAGCGGAACGGCCAGCCGAGGATCCGGGCGGCGGCGCGCAGCCGGGGCGGCGCCTCCACCGCGTCCAGGACCGCGCCCATCGCGCCGGTGCGTTCGAAGGTGGCGCCGGTGCGGATCAGGCGCAGAAGGTTGTGCGGTCCCCTCAAAGCTTCCAGCCCGAATGCAGGGCGGCGATGCCCATCGACAGGTTGCGATATTGCACGCGGTCGAACCCGGCGGCGCGGATCAGGCCGGCAAAGGCGTCCTGGTCGGGGAACCTGCGGATCGATTCGACCAGATACTGATAGCTGTCGCGATCCCCCGTCACCGCCTGGCCCATCGCCGGAATGACGTTGAAGCTGTAGCGGTCATAGGCCCATTGCATCGCCGGCACCGGGATCTGGCTGAATTCCAGCACCATCAGCCGCCCGCCGGGGCGCAACACGCGAAACGCCTCGGCCAGGGCGTCGGGGATGCGGGTGACGTTGCGGATGCCGAAGCTGATCGTATAGCGGTCGAAGCTGTTCTCGGCAAAGGGCAGCGCCATCGCATCGCCCGTGACCCAGGCCAGCCGGTCGGACTTTTCGACGGCATCGGCGCGCTTGCGCCCCTCGACCAGCATCTGTTCGGTCATGTCGCAGACGGTGACGCGGGCGCCCGGCGCGCGGTCCAGGAAACGGAAGGCGATGTCGCCCGTGCCGCCCGCCACGTCCAGCAGGTGCTGGCCGTCGCGCGGCGCCAGCCAGTCCATCATCGCATTCTTCCAGACGCGGTGGATGCCAGCGCTCATCAGGTCGTTCATCAGGTCGTAACGGGACGCGACGCTGGAAAAGACCCCGTGGACCATCCCGGCCTTGGCATCCTCGTCCACGGTCTGGAAACCGAAATGGGTCTGCTTCTTGTCGCTCATCCGCTTGCCGATCCGCTGTTTCATCGCCAGATAGACCCGACGCGCCTGCGGCACAATGGATCGAAAGGACCGGGATTGCCAGAACTGCCCGAAGTCGAAACCGTCCGCCGCGGCCTGTTGCCGCATCTGGAAGGCCAACGCATCGCGCGGGCCGAGGTTCGCCGCCCCGACCTGCGCTGGCCGCTGCCCGTCGATCTGGTGCAGGTGCTGACCGGCGCCACGGTCACGGCGCTGCGGCGGCGGTCGAAATACCTGCTGGCCGATCTGGACCGGGGCGGCACGCTGCTGATGCATCTGGGCATGTCGGGGCGGATGCTGGTGGAGGGGGGCAGCCTTGGCGATTTCCACCGCGATCCGGCGATCCTGCCGCGCCACGATCATGTGGTGCTGGTGACGGATGCCGGGGCCACGATCACCTTCAACGACGCCCGCCGCTTCGGCATGGTGGACCTGATCCGCGAAGGGGTGTCGCATCCGCTGCTGGACCACCTGGGGCCGGAACCCTTCGACGACGCCTTCTCGCCCGCCTCTCTCGCGGCGGCCTTCGCGGGCCGCAAGGTGCCGGTGAAACAGGCGCTGCTGGACCAGCGGATCGTCGCGGGGCTGGGCAATATCTATGTGTCCGAGGCGCTGCACCGCGCGGGCATCGACCCGCGCCGGGCGGCGGGGCGCATCGGGGCCGCGCGCATCGCCGCATTGGTCGGCCATATCCGCGAGGTGCTGACCGATGCCATCGCGGCGGGCGGATCCAGTCTGCGCGATCACCGCCAGGCCAGCGGGGAACTGGGCTATTTCCAGCACAGCTTCCGCGTCTATGACCGCGAGGGCGCGCCCTGCCCCACCCCCGGCTGCGCGGGCACCATCCGCC contains:
- a CDS encoding DUF2189 domain-containing protein — translated: MSDRTIGNPLSWSAQRLAGMGRGLGQAIDGIGSHQIARPRVNRIDFADIRAALREGASDFAALRSDVIFLVVLYPVIGFILAVWVLNAGQVHLLFPLAAGFPLVGPVAALGLYEMSRRREAGLPADWGAALSALSGRVLGPVLMLGLLLLVVFVLWLNAAHAIWGATLGPQTYDSLLALLRDCLTTEPGREMLVLGTATGFLFAALVLCIGMVSFPMLIDRPVGVPLALVTSLAVARTNPGATAAWGLVVAGLLVLGMIPLFAGLIVVLPILGHATWHLYRRAVTFPDPAAD
- a CDS encoding TenA family protein — translated: MSYGLCFSRWRAGAPDWDAYVRAPFVRALADGSLPRGAFLTYLAQDYLFLIHFARAWSLAVTKAGSLAEMRACSATVHALLETETRLHVALCGRAGITEDALAAAIEAPQNLAYTRYVLEAGYSGDFLDLLASLAPCVLGYGEIGARLLAEPHAPDYAEWIATYGGADYQALCHGTAALIDGAVKCRLGPDAPSLPRWARLQDHFSTATRLEAQFWTVAG
- a CDS encoding ABC transporter substrate-binding protein; the encoded protein is MRSLALPLALLAAGPAAAQDLSLMLDWFVNPDHAPIIVAQELGFFADAGLTVEITAPADPSDPPRMLASGQVDLAVGYQPQLHLQVHEGLPLTRVATLVATPLNCLTVMADGPVQSVADLKGRKVGYSVPGMETALMGAMLDRAGLTLDDVDLVNVGWSLSPALMTGQVDATLGGFRNFEMTQMRLEGAEGRCLFVEEQGIPAYDELILLANPGMMDPDATQRFVAAMERGAHYILNHPEQAWQVFRDAHPDLDDELNRAAWAATLPRFSQSPGAVDHGRYARFEAFLRDAGLIDGVLPVSALATDPGA
- the ubiE gene encoding bifunctional demethylmenaquinone methyltransferase/2-methoxy-6-polyprenyl-1,4-benzoquinol methylase UbiE, whose amino-acid sequence is MSDKKQTHFGFQTVDEDAKAGMVHGVFSSVASRYDLMNDLMSAGIHRVWKNAMMDWLAPRDGQHLLDVAGGTGDIAFRFLDRAPGARVTVCDMTEQMLVEGRKRADAVEKSDRLAWVTGDAMALPFAENSFDRYTISFGIRNVTRIPDALAEAFRVLRPGGRLMVLEFSQIPVPAMQWAYDRYSFNVIPAMGQAVTGDRDSYQYLVESIRRFPDQDAFAGLIRAAGFDRVQYRNLSMGIAALHSGWKL
- a CDS encoding ABC transporter permease, translated to MIRFALGALLAWQLAVWALQIPRFLLPGPLAVGRAMLDAPDLLARAALTTLAEIAAGFVIGAGLGIVLALLTGLLPGLRRTLTPVMTFSQTVPIFAFAPLLTLWLGYGIAPKIAIVALMVFFPVASAFGDGLARTPRVFRELAESMGATPLEALRIVRIPAALPDLASGLRIAAVYAPAAAIVGEWVGGSRGLGAVMIQSSGRMKIDQMFAALATTILIAVLFKAAVSRLALRLERHAAGSDQAR
- the mutM gene encoding bifunctional DNA-formamidopyrimidine glycosylase/DNA-(apurinic or apyrimidinic site) lyase, which translates into the protein MPELPEVETVRRGLLPHLEGQRIARAEVRRPDLRWPLPVDLVQVLTGATVTALRRRSKYLLADLDRGGTLLMHLGMSGRMLVEGGSLGDFHRDPAILPRHDHVVLVTDAGATITFNDARRFGMVDLIREGVSHPLLDHLGPEPFDDAFSPASLAAAFAGRKVPVKQALLDQRIVAGLGNIYVSEALHRAGIDPRRAAGRIGAARIAALVGHIREVLTDAIAAGGSSLRDHRQASGELGYFQHSFRVYDREGAPCPTPGCAGTIRRIVQGGRSSFFCPMCQR
- the ubiB gene encoding 2-polyprenylphenol 6-hydroxylase; protein product: MRGPHNLLRLIRTGATFERTGAMGAVLDAVEAPPRLRAAARILGWPFRWLGYRGDPALPPITRAITALGPAYIKFGQILSTRADVVGVQMADQLRMLQDRLPPFPTDQAKEIIQTDLRQPVDLLFSEFSEPVAAASIAQVHRARVRETGREVAVKVLRPGIAGAFRRDIDAFHFAAGIIEFLSPGSRRLRPRDVVAHFEATVTAEQDMRLEAANASEFAENTKGDPGFAIPHPHWDLSSRRVLTSDWAEGLPMGDRAGLLAAGHDVSRIATRVIQLFLQHALRDGFFHADMHHGNLKVAANGDVIAYDFGIMGEIDEYTRRIYAEILYGFIQRDYRRVARVHFEAGYVPRDRDEAQFARALRAVGEPIFGANASRISMANLLAYLFEVTERFGMQTQTQLILLQRTMVVVEGVARSVDPQLNIWDAAKPVVSDYIRSNIGPRALAGDMARVAHTVGRYGPLLPRIVEQALWERAHPEDARRIQPVVIRSGAPVWLAVALALGAGAAIGMVLV